Proteins from a genomic interval of Chitinophagales bacterium:
- a CDS encoding M14 family metallopeptidase encodes MKYLFLISFILCCMTTNNFAQISLKYADNQTPTYEETIAMYEQLAEKSDWATLLQYGTTDTGKPLHLLVISKDKDFSPASVRSKNKRIILINNAIHAGEPCGVDASIQLVGELLNKKDKKAEWLDNVVLCIIPMYNIGGVENRGCCSRANQNGPLEHGFRGNARNLDLNRDFIKCDSQNARTFTEIFHTWQPDIFIDTHTTNGSDHQYVMTLIATERNKLQPILADFLHETMSPQLTVSMNKAGYLTAPYVYLTGETPNEGIQTFLETPRYSSGYTTLFNTLGFITEAHMLKPYKDRVLSTYQFLVETLQFTHQHAAKIGDLRKEANKAIEEQQIFPIQWALDTSKHSEFSFKGFEAKYKTSEISGLQRLYYDQNAPYERPIPHFTTYNASINIEKPMAYIVPQAWKEVIERLQWNGVKMTQLQQDKSMEVEAYYIENYETVRQPYEGHYLHYNVEVRKERKVLSFRAGDFVVEVNQKGNRYIVETLEPQAHDSFFAWNFFDSILQQKEYFSPYLFEDMAVQVLAENPDLKSALEQRKKEDTAFAEDAYAQLQFVYERSPYFEDTYRRYPVVRVLE; translated from the coding sequence ATGAAATACCTCTTTCTCATTTCCTTTATCCTATGCTGTATGACTACAAATAATTTTGCTCAAATCTCACTAAAATACGCAGACAATCAAACACCTACATACGAAGAAACAATTGCGATGTACGAGCAATTGGCGGAAAAAAGTGATTGGGCTACTTTGCTGCAATATGGTACAACCGATACGGGAAAACCACTGCACTTGTTGGTGATTTCGAAGGACAAGGATTTTTCACCCGCTTCGGTTCGCTCCAAAAACAAACGCATCATTTTGATTAACAATGCCATCCATGCGGGAGAACCTTGTGGAGTAGATGCGAGTATTCAATTGGTGGGGGAACTGCTCAATAAAAAGGACAAAAAAGCAGAATGGCTTGACAATGTGGTGCTTTGTATCATTCCGATGTACAACATTGGAGGAGTGGAAAATAGAGGCTGTTGCAGCAGAGCCAATCAAAATGGACCTTTGGAACATGGTTTTAGGGGAAATGCCCGCAATTTGGATTTGAATCGAGATTTCATCAAATGTGACTCGCAAAATGCCCGCACTTTCACCGAAATATTCCACACTTGGCAGCCCGATATTTTTATAGACACGCACACCACAAACGGCTCTGACCACCAATATGTGATGACCTTGATTGCTACGGAACGCAACAAATTGCAGCCGATTTTAGCCGATTTTCTACACGAAACCATGTCGCCACAATTGACCGTTTCGATGAACAAAGCAGGCTATCTGACCGCTCCTTATGTCTATTTGACAGGTGAAACGCCTAATGAGGGCATCCAAACTTTCTTGGAAACTCCCAGATATTCATCGGGTTATACAACCTTGTTCAATACATTGGGCTTCATCACCGAAGCCCACATGCTCAAACCCTACAAAGATAGGGTCTTGTCGACCTACCAATTTTTGGTCGAAACGCTGCAATTCACCCACCAACATGCTGCCAAAATTGGGGATTTGCGGAAAGAGGCAAACAAAGCCATTGAAGAACAGCAAATCTTTCCCATTCAATGGGCTTTGGACACTTCAAAACATTCAGAATTTTCCTTCAAAGGTTTTGAAGCGAAATACAAAACGAGTGAAATCAGTGGTTTGCAGCGGTTGTACTACGACCAAAACGCTCCCTACGAAAGACCTATTCCACATTTCACTACCTACAATGCAAGCATCAACATCGAAAAACCTATGGCCTACATTGTGCCGCAAGCATGGAAGGAAGTCATCGAAAGACTCCAATGGAATGGCGTGAAAATGACCCAATTGCAGCAAGATAAGAGCATGGAAGTTGAGGCATATTACATTGAGAACTACGAAACGGTGAGGCAGCCTTATGAAGGTCATTATTTGCACTACAATGTAGAAGTTCGCAAAGAGAGAAAGGTCTTGTCGTTTCGGGCGGGTGATTTTGTTGTTGAAGTGAATCAAAAGGGCAATCGCTACATTGTCGAAACCTTAGAACCGCAGGCACACGATTCGTTTTTTGCTTGGAATTTCTTTGATTCGATTTTGCAGCAAAAGGAGTATTTTTCGCCCTATTTGTTTGAAGACATGGCTGTTCAAGTTCTTGCAGAGAACCCCGATTTGAAATCGGCTTTGGAGCAACGCAAAAAAGAAGACACTGCTTTTGCGGAAGATGCGTATGCCCAACTGCAATTTGTCTATGAACGTTCACCTTATTTTGAAGATACTTATCGGCGCTATCCTGTGGTGAGGGTTTTAGAGTGA
- a CDS encoding crotonase/enoyl-CoA hydratase family protein, which produces MKYNTLKLEIKEYILTITLNRPEALNAFTVEMANELIEVFNRANDDDNIRVIVVTGEGRAFCAGMDLSVVGNVFGLNEDFHPTMDDMNKRLEDPEIIEGVRDTGGRVALAIYDCKKPVIAAINGAAVGIGATMTCAMDIRLASEYARIGFVFNKIGITPEACSTWFLPRIVGISTALEWTYTGEILKPEAVLAAGYVKGVYPAGELLEEAYKIARKIVAHSPVAITLTRQMMYRNAAKDHPVEAHKVDSLAIYYASLKDGKEGVASFLEKRSPNFTQQSSSDMPDFYPWWE; this is translated from the coding sequence ATGAAATATAACACATTAAAATTAGAAATCAAAGAGTACATCTTGACAATTACACTGAATAGACCAGAAGCCTTGAATGCTTTCACGGTCGAAATGGCGAATGAACTCATTGAAGTCTTCAACAGAGCGAACGACGACGACAATATTCGTGTGATAGTGGTCACAGGTGAAGGGCGTGCTTTTTGTGCAGGAATGGATTTGTCTGTGGTAGGCAATGTTTTTGGATTGAACGAAGATTTTCACCCTACGATGGACGATATGAACAAGCGTTTGGAAGACCCCGAAATCATTGAAGGAGTGAGAGATACAGGCGGGCGAGTTGCCTTGGCGATTTACGACTGCAAAAAGCCTGTCATTGCAGCTATCAACGGTGCGGCAGTGGGCATCGGTGCGACTATGACCTGTGCGATGGACATTCGTTTGGCTTCTGAATATGCAAGAATTGGTTTTGTGTTCAACAAAATTGGGATTACCCCAGAAGCTTGTTCTACTTGGTTTTTGCCTCGAATTGTGGGCATTTCTACGGCATTGGAATGGACTTATACGGGTGAAATATTGAAGCCCGAAGCGGTGTTGGCAGCAGGTTATGTGAAAGGGGTTTATCCTGCGGGTGAACTACTCGAAGAAGCCTACAAAATTGCCCGCAAAATTGTGGCACACAGTCCAGTAGCCATTACCCTCACCCGACAAATGATGTACCGCAACGCCGCTAAAGACCATCCTGTTGAAGCCCATAAAGTGGATTCTTTGGCTATTTATTATGCGAGTTTGAAGGATGGAAAGGAAGGAGTTGCTTCTTTTTTGGAGAAACGCAGCCCGAATTTTACGCAGCAATCCTCGTCCGATATGCCTGATTTTTACCCTTGGTGGGAGTAG
- a CDS encoding histidinol-phosphatase, with amino-acid sequence MLLTNYHSHTHYCDGKLAPEAYIKAAIKQGLKAYGFSSHAPLPFPCKWAIPRIKIKDYLAEIEQLSTQYRDEIEIYTGLEVDYIPGRITPQNTFIRHLNLDYTIGSIHFVGNWSDGKPFQADGTHAQFLKGFREIFDNDAQKFMSDYFKLTRDMITLACPDIVGHLDKLKIHNENGKLFSEQSDWYVFEVLKTLEVIKKAGAIMEVNTRGIYKKKTTELYPSTWILEYAQHMDIPICLSSDCHHPNEITKGFEDATRILKAIGFKEKMVLIEGGWKAVGLMSE; translated from the coding sequence ATGCTATTGACTAATTATCACAGCCATACGCATTACTGCGATGGTAAATTAGCTCCCGAAGCCTATATCAAGGCAGCTATCAAACAAGGATTGAAGGCTTATGGTTTTTCCTCTCACGCGCCTCTCCCTTTTCCCTGCAAATGGGCCATTCCTCGCATCAAAATCAAGGATTATTTGGCTGAAATTGAGCAACTTTCTACTCAATACAGGGATGAGATAGAAATTTACACAGGCTTGGAGGTAGATTACATTCCTGGACGCATCACTCCTCAAAACACATTCATTCGCCATCTGAATTTGGACTATACCATTGGTTCTATTCACTTTGTAGGAAATTGGAGCGATGGAAAACCTTTTCAAGCCGATGGCACTCATGCCCAGTTTTTGAAGGGCTTTAGGGAGATTTTTGACAATGATGCTCAGAAATTTATGAGCGATTACTTCAAATTGACCAGAGATATGATAACGCTGGCTTGCCCCGATATAGTAGGGCATTTGGACAAACTCAAAATTCACAACGAAAACGGCAAACTTTTTTCGGAGCAGAGTGATTGGTATGTTTTTGAGGTGCTGAAAACCTTGGAGGTCATCAAAAAAGCGGGGGCGATTATGGAGGTAAATACACGAGGAATTTACAAGAAAAAGACCACCGAATTGTATCCGAGTACATGGATTTTGGAATATGCCCAACACATGGACATACCGATTTGCTTGAGTTCAGACTGTCACCATCCCAATGAGATAACCAAAGGATTTGAAGATGCGACTAGGATATTGAAGGCCATTGGCTTCAAAGAAAAAATGGTGTTGATAGAAGGAGGATGGAAGGCAGTGGGATTGATGAGTGAGTAG
- a CDS encoding cytochrome c, producing the protein MNRTIIFSTVFALIFALWSCGESTPPKENNSTPVKEVAETSNTEGNNAELGKKVYSQFCVACHGADGKLGINGAGDLTASALPEAEVITRIQKGKGLMTPYEEILSEAQINAVAAYVIAMRAK; encoded by the coding sequence ATGAATCGAACAATCATTTTTTCAACAGTATTTGCACTTATTTTTGCACTTTGGTCTTGTGGAGAAAGCACTCCTCCAAAAGAAAACAATTCTACTCCTGTAAAAGAAGTAGCTGAAACCTCAAATACAGAAGGCAATAATGCTGAATTAGGCAAAAAAGTCTATAGTCAGTTTTGTGTAGCCTGTCATGGTGCCGATGGAAAATTAGGAATCAATGGCGCAGGTGATTTGACCGCTTCCGCACTTCCCGAAGCAGAAGTCATTACCCGTATTCAAAAAGGCAAAGGGCTAATGACTCCTTATGAAGAAATATTGAGCGAAGCACAAATCAACGCAGTAGCAGCGTATGTGATAGCTATGAGGGCTAAATAG
- a CDS encoding class I SAM-dependent methyltransferase, which translates to MNKTLKWELAQRVELLWWQKYLRRKSKDEYTAWKKGYWNEVLQKVGNYLQMKPKDKVLDAGCGPAGIFMVLPQQEVTAVDPLLLHYQNKLAHFSPADYPYVQFHDLPLEQFQSPNSYDVVFCMNAINHVSDIEDSFDRLVEAVLPNGTLVVSIDAHNYNFLKHLFRMLPGDILHPHQYDLVEYQNMLTKRGCEITSCQLIQKNRIFDHYVLVAKKREV; encoded by the coding sequence ATGAATAAGACGCTTAAATGGGAACTCGCTCAACGTGTAGAATTGCTGTGGTGGCAAAAGTATTTGCGGAGAAAATCGAAAGATGAATATACGGCTTGGAAAAAAGGCTATTGGAATGAAGTGCTTCAAAAAGTGGGCAATTACCTGCAAATGAAGCCTAAAGACAAGGTTTTGGATGCGGGTTGTGGGCCTGCGGGCATCTTTATGGTGTTGCCTCAACAAGAGGTAACGGCAGTCGACCCTTTGCTTTTGCATTACCAAAACAAACTCGCCCATTTTTCCCCTGCCGATTATCCCTACGTTCAGTTCCATGATTTACCTTTGGAGCAGTTCCAATCGCCTAACAGCTACGATGTTGTGTTTTGTATGAATGCCATCAATCACGTATCGGATATCGAAGACAGTTTTGACAGATTGGTAGAGGCCGTTTTGCCAAATGGAACATTGGTCGTTAGTATTGACGCACATAACTACAACTTTTTGAAACATTTATTCCGAATGTTGCCAGGTGATATTTTACATCCGCATCAATACGATTTGGTGGAATACCAAAATATGCTCACCAAAAGAGGCTGTGAAATAACGAGTTGTCAGTTGATTCAAAAAAATAGGATTTTTGACCACTATGTGTTGGTAGCGAAGAAGAGAGAGGTATAA
- a CDS encoding VWA domain-containing protein, producing the protein MFQFENEQYLWGLVLVPMLYFLFWMNRRWRQKAIERFGEQDLVSRLVPDFSERKQGVKIFLYLLTIVFIVIALANPQLGSQLEKVQRKGIDVMVAIDVSKSMMAEDVQPTRLDRAKQLLSRLIDGMSNDRIGIIVFAGHAYLQMPLTVDYAAAKLFLQTINTDIVPTQGTAIGEAIELSRESFEEESEKNRALIIISDGENHEEGAIEKAEEAANEGIKVFALGVGSVEGSSIPVYMQGRKVGYKQDRSGQLVVSKLNEEVLKEIAQKTGGKYFLIKGARNEIAVVIDELNNIEKRDFEDYVFTDYADQFQYFIGFAVLLMILGFFTSERKSGWFSRWKLFE; encoded by the coding sequence ATGTTTCAATTTGAAAATGAACAGTATTTGTGGGGTTTGGTACTTGTGCCAATGCTTTATTTTTTGTTTTGGATGAATAGACGCTGGCGACAAAAGGCCATAGAACGTTTTGGAGAGCAAGATTTGGTGAGTCGTTTGGTTCCCGATTTTTCGGAGCGCAAACAAGGAGTTAAAATTTTCTTATATCTACTTACCATTGTTTTTATTGTCATTGCTTTAGCGAATCCTCAATTGGGTTCACAGCTCGAAAAGGTACAGCGAAAAGGGATTGATGTGATGGTGGCCATTGATGTGTCAAAAAGTATGATGGCCGAAGATGTACAGCCAACTCGGTTGGATCGTGCCAAACAATTGTTGTCTAGGTTGATAGATGGCATGAGCAATGATAGGATTGGCATTATTGTTTTTGCAGGTCATGCTTATCTGCAAATGCCTTTGACTGTAGATTATGCGGCTGCAAAACTTTTTTTGCAGACCATTAACACAGATATTGTTCCTACTCAGGGTACTGCAATTGGTGAGGCAATTGAATTGTCGAGGGAATCTTTTGAAGAGGAGAGTGAAAAAAATAGGGCTTTGATTATTATTTCGGATGGCGAAAATCATGAAGAAGGAGCTATTGAGAAAGCAGAGGAAGCTGCAAATGAAGGTATTAAAGTATTCGCATTGGGTGTTGGTTCTGTTGAGGGAAGTTCTATTCCTGTGTATATGCAGGGGCGAAAGGTGGGCTACAAACAAGATCGGAGTGGTCAGTTGGTAGTATCTAAGTTGAATGAGGAGGTATTGAAGGAAATCGCTCAAAAAACAGGAGGGAAATATTTCCTTATTAAAGGCGCACGAAATGAGATTGCAGTGGTGATTGATGAATTGAACAACATTGAAAAACGGGATTTTGAAGACTATGTTTTTACCGACTATGCCGATCAATTTCAGTATTTTATTGGTTTTGCAGTGCTTTTGATGATTTTGGGCTTTTTTACTTCTGAGAGGAAAAGTGGCTGGTTCAGTCGTTGGAAATTATTTGAGTAA
- a CDS encoding transposase, producing MVKNYRKYSENLKRKVAQDYLSGKFSYSMGAELYGLPNKDVVKEFVKWYRKKGDMSILTPKSMDIKESQTVKSLQSRIEELEKKLSLSQLKIESLETMVDIAEQEFGLEIKKKFETEQSVN from the coding sequence TTGGTAAAAAATTACCGCAAGTACTCCGAGAATTTAAAACGCAAAGTAGCACAAGATTATTTATCGGGCAAATTTAGCTACTCCATGGGAGCAGAGCTATACGGCTTGCCGAATAAAGATGTGGTCAAGGAGTTCGTAAAATGGTATCGCAAAAAAGGAGATATGAGCATATTAACTCCAAAGTCTATGGATATAAAAGAATCACAAACTGTAAAAAGTCTTCAATCTCGGATAGAGGAATTGGAGAAAAAACTATCATTGAGTCAGCTAAAAATAGAGAGCTTAGAAACGATGGTAGATATAGCAGAACAAGAATTTGGGTTGGAAATCAAAAAAAAGTTTGAGACCGAACAGTCTGTGAATTAA
- a CDS encoding AAA family ATPase, with product MKGLPTGRQNFKAIVEEGLIYVDKTQQIYNLISKGKLYFLSRPRRFGKSLLISTFQHIFGGYKDLFKDLYIGQKKDYDWLSYPVLKFNFASYGYQVENLEESLSYELQKYAKEYDVEISTVSLSVQFKSLVEQISQKGKPVVVLIDEYDKPIVDFLTDTVKAKKNQHVLRDFFSPLKDLESDEHLHFLFVTGVSKFSKVSLFSDLNNLTDLSIDPLSTDLVGITHKELLFYFDAYIQKAAEKFKMSKEGILQGIKLWYNGYSFDGEAFLYNPYSILSFFGKFHFGNFWFATGTPTFLVKSIRNNSILPMELENKEVPETFFDKFALENLDIVGLLFQTGYLTIKKTKRKRYEMSYFLGYPNIEVRKSLVHNLLEAFTYQTSSVVGVALLKMQGALEEGNVGVFIEQLKVLLSDISYHLLPKNKKQDSQANQQKAFEVWEGYFQTIIYLVTAFMGLYVQTEITKHQGRLDLLAETDDFLYIMEFKLDEPADDAIQQIKNRKYTAAYKNSPKTIYLVGIGFSKKERNVENWKIEEWKRI from the coding sequence ATGAAAGGATTACCCACAGGACGACAAAATTTCAAAGCCATTGTTGAAGAAGGCTTGATTTATGTTGATAAAACACAACAGATATACAATTTGATCTCAAAGGGGAAGTTGTACTTTCTTTCTCGTCCTCGACGATTTGGCAAATCACTTTTAATTTCTACTTTTCAACACATTTTTGGAGGATACAAAGATCTATTCAAAGATTTATACATTGGTCAAAAAAAGGACTATGATTGGCTGTCCTATCCTGTTTTGAAGTTCAACTTTGCATCCTATGGTTATCAGGTAGAAAACTTAGAAGAAAGTCTCAGTTATGAACTTCAAAAATATGCCAAAGAATATGATGTTGAAATTTCGACTGTTTCGCTTTCTGTTCAATTCAAATCTTTGGTAGAGCAAATTTCACAAAAAGGCAAACCTGTTGTTGTTCTGATTGATGAATACGATAAACCTATTGTCGATTTTTTGACGGACACGGTGAAGGCTAAAAAAAATCAACATGTATTGAGAGATTTTTTTAGCCCTTTGAAAGATTTGGAATCAGACGAACACCTTCATTTTTTATTTGTCACAGGTGTTTCCAAATTTAGCAAGGTGAGTTTATTTTCAGATTTGAATAATTTGACGGATTTATCGATTGACCCCCTTAGCACTGATTTAGTAGGGATTACCCACAAGGAATTGTTGTTTTACTTTGATGCTTACATCCAAAAAGCTGCTGAAAAATTTAAAATGTCTAAAGAGGGCATATTGCAGGGGATCAAACTTTGGTACAATGGCTATTCTTTTGATGGAGAAGCTTTTTTATACAATCCTTATTCGATTCTTAGTTTTTTCGGAAAATTCCATTTTGGCAATTTTTGGTTTGCTACAGGAACTCCTACTTTTTTGGTCAAAAGTATTCGCAACAACAGCATCCTACCGATGGAATTGGAAAACAAAGAAGTTCCTGAAACTTTTTTTGACAAATTTGCACTTGAGAATTTGGACATTGTGGGTTTGTTGTTTCAGACAGGTTATCTGACCATCAAAAAAACCAAACGAAAGCGTTATGAAATGAGTTATTTTTTGGGCTATCCCAATATTGAAGTACGCAAATCATTGGTTCATAATTTATTGGAAGCTTTTACCTATCAAACAAGTTCTGTGGTTGGGGTGGCCTTATTAAAAATGCAAGGCGCATTGGAGGAAGGAAATGTAGGCGTTTTTATTGAACAACTCAAAGTTTTGTTGTCGGATATCTCTTACCACTTATTGCCCAAAAACAAAAAACAAGATTCACAAGCAAATCAGCAAAAAGCTTTTGAAGTGTGGGAAGGCTATTTTCAAACCATTATTTATTTAGTCACCGCTTTTATGGGTTTGTATGTTCAAACCGAAATCACGAAACATCAAGGACGTTTGGATTTGTTAGCAGAAACCGATGATTTTCTATATATTATGGAATTCAAATTAGATGAACCTGCCGATGATGCTATCCAACAAATCAAAAACCGAAAATACACTGCTGCATACAAAAACTCTCCCAAAACCATCTATCTTGTTGGTATTGGCTTTTCTAAGAAAGAAAGAAATGTAGAGAATTGGAAAATAGAGGAATGGAAAAGAATTTAG
- a CDS encoding DEAD/DEAH box helicase, producing the protein MSFNDLGLAPPLIEALATLNYKQPTPIQKAAIPTILSGKDVLGIAQTGSGKTASFVLPVLMNLQKGAPLKNRQVKVLVLVPTRELAMQVNEIFQQFGKVMPQRIKSLAVFGGVSINPQMIALQNVHVLTATPGRLLELVASKAVHLSDVKTLILDEADKMLNRSFQDEINEILALLPQKRQNLLFSATLSKEVKEIKQMLLEEPTVIEIETESTNIDLIHQSAYLVAEERKGPFLRYLIKTKELKQVLVFASSTKKATNIAIKLNKNGIEALCIHSQKSQGARTKALAKFKSGEVQVLVTTDLLSRGIDIEFLPCVINYELPRSPKDYIHRIGRTGRAEASGEAISLVTNDELHHFKIIQKKMGKWIQLSYTEEVDLHGY; encoded by the coding sequence ATGTCATTTAACGATTTGGGTTTAGCCCCTCCTTTGATTGAAGCTTTAGCCACACTCAATTACAAACAACCAACTCCCATCCAAAAAGCCGCCATACCTACCATTTTAAGCGGCAAAGATGTATTGGGTATTGCACAAACTGGTTCAGGAAAAACGGCAAGTTTCGTGTTGCCTGTTTTGATGAACTTGCAGAAAGGTGCACCTCTGAAAAACAGACAGGTAAAGGTATTGGTCTTAGTGCCTACAAGAGAATTGGCGATGCAGGTGAATGAGATTTTTCAACAATTTGGAAAGGTCATGCCACAACGCATCAAATCTTTGGCCGTTTTTGGAGGCGTATCTATCAATCCTCAAATGATTGCGCTCCAAAATGTTCATGTTTTGACCGCAACACCAGGCAGATTATTGGAGTTGGTCGCTTCTAAAGCAGTACACCTATCGGATGTCAAAACACTGATATTGGATGAAGCCGACAAAATGTTGAATCGCAGTTTTCAAGACGAAATCAATGAAATCCTTGCCCTCTTACCCCAAAAAAGACAAAATCTCCTGTTTTCTGCAACGCTTAGCAAAGAGGTAAAGGAAATCAAGCAGATGTTGTTGGAAGAACCAACAGTCATAGAAATTGAAACTGAAAGTACTAATATTGACTTGATTCACCAATCTGCATACTTGGTGGCAGAAGAAAGAAAAGGGCCTTTCCTCCGCTATTTGATTAAAACAAAAGAACTAAAACAGGTTTTGGTTTTCGCTTCTTCTACCAAAAAAGCCACCAATATTGCCATCAAACTAAACAAAAATGGCATTGAAGCCTTGTGTATTCACAGCCAAAAAAGTCAAGGCGCAAGAACAAAAGCTTTGGCAAAATTCAAGTCGGGAGAAGTACAAGTATTGGTCACAACCGACCTTCTTTCTCGTGGAATTGACATCGAATTTTTACCTTGTGTCATCAACTACGAATTGCCCCGCTCACCCAAAGATTACATTCACCGCATCGGTCGAACGGGACGGGCAGAGGCTTCGGGTGAAGCAATTTCGTTGGTGACAAATGACGAATTGCACCACTTCAAAATCATTCAGAAGAAAATGGGCAAATGGATTCAATTGAGTTATACAGAAGAGGTGGATTTGCATGGGTATTAG
- a CDS encoding metallophosphoesterase family protein: MKQIGILSDTHSYLDDKIFHYFKNCDEIWHAGDIGTLSLADELAAFKPLRAVYGNIDGHEIRAIYPENAFFECEGVTIWMTHIAGSPPRYNERVRRKLNYALPRIFVCGHSHILKVMAVEKYHKMLHINPGAAGNHGFHQVRTIMRMKIEGTRIFDAEVIELGKRGKI, encoded by the coding sequence ATGAAACAAATCGGCATTCTATCCGATACGCACAGCTACTTGGATGACAAGATTTTCCATTACTTCAAAAACTGTGATGAAATCTGGCACGCTGGCGATATAGGCACTTTGAGTTTGGCAGACGAGTTGGCGGCTTTCAAACCGCTTAGAGCGGTGTATGGCAACATTGACGGACACGAAATTCGGGCAATATATCCTGAAAATGCGTTTTTTGAATGTGAAGGTGTGACCATTTGGATGACACACATTGCAGGTTCGCCGCCCCGTTACAATGAACGGGTAAGGCGAAAGTTGAACTATGCGCTGCCACGTATTTTTGTTTGCGGACATTCCCATATTTTGAAGGTCATGGCAGTCGAAAAATACCACAAAATGCTGCACATCAACCCAGGGGCAGCGGGCAATCACGGTTTTCATCAAGTGCGAACCATCATGCGAATGAAGATTGAAGGGACTCGAATTTTTGATGCGGAAGTGATAGAACTGGGCAAAAGAGGAAAAATATAA